The genomic stretch CGCGATTATAGAGGAAAGAAATAGAATCGCGTTGGTCGAAATTACAGAAGAGGAAATCACgggcagcaacaacaacaatagtGGAAGCCATTGAATTACCCACCTTGGCAACAATGGAGTCCTTGGAATTACCCACCTTGCCCTTACCCAACCTTTGATTGGAATAGATCAAATACTAGTCCTAAGCCCCAAAAAATTGGAATTCTTGGGCTCAAACCTCACTAGGCTGCTTTCAATGTGAACACTACTAGCCCGACTGACATTGAAACTGATTTCAGCACCCTCAATCTTTCTCAGCCAGACCCCTCTTGGTACATGGACATCGAAGCCACCTCTCACATGACATCCTCGCAAGGTAGTCTCTCGTCATATTTTAATTTGagcaaaaataataaaatcattgCCGGAAATGGTTATTCTGTTCCAATTTATGGTCTCGATAGTACACATTTAGATTTTCCCCATCCATCCCTTGTCCTAAACAATGTACTTCACGCTCCAAATCTAATTAAAAATTTAGTGTATGTTCATAAATTTACTATCGATAATAAAGTTTCAATTGAATTTGACCCATTTGGATTTTCTGTGAAGGACTTTGAGACGGGGATACCTATCATGAGATGTGAAAGCCAATGTGACCTTTACCCTATCACCAACCACACGACCAAAAATAGAAACCATCCATCCACTTTTGCAGCTTTGTGATCGTCTATTTGGCATAATCATCTAGAACATCCGTGCGAACATGTTTTGTCTTTTCTTAACAAAAATAAATTGGTTGAATGTAATAACTCCATTAAATTACATTCTAATTTTTGTAATTCATGTCCTCTTGGAAAACAAATTAAATTTCCTTTCACCAATTCTCTTAATAATTGCTTGTTGCCATTTGATATTCTACACAGTGATGTATGGACATCTCTCGTTTTAAGCTCAACAGGTCACAAATATTATGTTTTATTCCTGGATACCCGTTCAAATTTTTTATGGGCCTTTACTATTTCACCAAAATCTCAAGTATATCCTATTTTTCGAAATCTAAGAGCTTATATTAAAACACAATTTGAATGGGAAATCAAAACAATCCAATGTGATAATCGTGGTGAAAATATGTCTACCAATTTTCGTAAAATGTGTGAACTTAATGGAATATTTTTTCGTTACTCTTATCCTTACACCTCATCTCAAAATGGTAAATCTGAGCAAAAAATAAGGTCCATTAATAACATTATTCAAACTTTATTAATTCATGCATCTCTACCTCCTTCGTTTTGGAACTATGCTCTAGAAATGGCCACCTATCTCTCTAATACTTTACCTAgtaaatcaattaatttttagtcACCTTTCTTCAGGTTATACAACAAAAACCCTTCATACTGTCATCTACGTGTTTTTGGTTGTCTATGCTTTCCTCTATTTCCCTCAAGtaccattcacaaacttcaacCTTGCTCCACACCATGTGTCTTTCTTGGGTATACTTTAAATCATCGTGGTTATAAATGCCTCGAAATGACCacacaaaaaattattatttttcgtCAGGTCGTGTTTGATAAGTATACCTTCCCCTATGAAAAGCTGCACACCCTCAATCTACTACCTACACTTTCCTCGACAATCACTTATCCCTTTATCTCATCAACCATATCATGACCCAAGACCAAAGCAACTAACAAACCAGTTCCCCGGTCCCTCCTTCAAAGCCAAACACCTCCCCAAAATCGGCCTACACCACACCTTTACCAAATACACCCCCTCAAACCGTGCGGCCCACTACTCCCTCAAACTTGCCCCAATCAAATTCAACCCCTACTCTAACTTCATCATTCCCTCCTCCACAATCAAATCACACCCTGTCAAATAATCTTCCCCCGTCTATCAACCTACCTCCCAAGCCAACACAAAGCCATCAATAGGAGTCAACATGGTATCTTTAAACCTAACCAAAAATACTACAGTTTACACACTCATGTTACAAAATCCTCCTCCCTAGGAATCCAGTGTTTGCGCTTAAGGACCCTAATTGGAAAATGGTTGTGCATGATGAATATAATGCTCTAATTAAAAATGAGACGTGGGATTTAGTACCACGACCACCTGATGTTAATGTTATTCAATCTATGTTGATTTTTAgacataaataaaaatttgatgGTTCTTTTTAGAGGCATAAATCCCGACTTATAGGTGATGGTGCAGTCAACAAGTTGGCATTGATTATGGATAAACTTTTAGCCCAATTGTCAAACCCACTACCATTCACACTGTTCTTAGTCTTGCTCTTTACAAATCTTGGCACATCCATCAGTTAGATGTCAAGAATGCATTCTTCAATGGTGAACTCGAAGAAACAATTTACATGTATCAACCATTAGGATTCATAGATTCCAAACATCCTGATCATGTGTGTCGTCTCCGCAAATCACTATATGGGCTCAAACAAGCCCCTAAAGCTTGGTACAAGATGTTTTCCGACTATGCTTCATCGATTAGCTTCTATCAAAGCAAGTGTGATCACTCTCTATTCGTCTACAAGAAAGACTCTCATCTAGCCTACCTTTTAATGTATGTAGATGATATCATCCTCACCACCTCCTCTAATAATTTACGGCAGTCCATCATCCCTCTCCTCAACTCCGAGTTTTCTATGAAATACTAAGGACACCTCAACTACTTCCTGGGTATTACAGACACTCGCCATAAGCATGGTCTATTTCTCTCACAGAAGAAATATGTCGAAGACATCCTCTCACGAGTCGGTATGTCTTCTTGCAAAAATTGTCCAACTGTTGATACAAAATCAAAGATGAGTGTCACACATAGTGTCCCGTATGAGGACTATAACACCCTGGATTTTCAATAATTCTTATGAAATAATTCTTATATTTGTATCCAAAATAAGAAATAATTCTTCATAAGATGAGTAATGTGTACATGTCTTTAATTGTCATTTTAATATGctctaaaattttaatataataaatggtCATAGTATATTACATATTTAATATTAATGGTTTAGTTTTTATCAACGTTTGTTATAATGTTACTCTATATCTCTGAATATTATTCAATGATTACTTGTTTAGGATCTCAATATATGCTAAATGTGTATCTACCATATGAAATTGAATActtatttgttatgttttttatACTATAGGCTTATTTGTCACTTGATACTCAAAATTTTGATACGTGATTTTAGAAAGTTAACGAGGCCCTTTAGAGAGGTCTAAATTAGGGGCTCCCTAAAAAAATACGTAAATAACACAATTTTGATATGTGAATAATACCGTGTGGAATATAAAACATCTGgtgtggaggtggtctttttgcgGGAAAATTACTCATCCCAATTATTCTCTCTACGAGTTTTGCAAGGATCCTTTGCATTTTTTGTCGTAGTTGTAATTGGTTGGTAATTCTCTTTTTGTCGGGTTATTCCCGTTCTCTTGTGTAattgggttggagaacccttagttctccgtttTATCAATATATCtcgcttacacaaaaaaaaaaaaaaacacaaatttttgtgacaaatttttgtgacaaaagtaaatgacattattCTTCATATAGATATAGCTATATTATAGCAAAATAACAAACATTTATGAAATCCAAACAAGGCCATAAGTGACTCAGCAATTAAGTTAAATTGGGAACAGCATTTAAACAACTAATAGAAAAACATAGATGAACATATAACACAGAAATCCACATAGGTAGATTCCTATTTATTACAACAGAATATGTAACATTCCCATAAGCATATATAGTAGCAGAAAATTGTCAGCATCACCCTCCAATTCTCACTTCCAAGTCACAATTAACCAATCCTACAAAAGATGCAGCAACAAAACATTAACAAAAGATAGTAAAATCATTAAATAGAATCATTAAATAGGGTTTAGAGATTAATAAAAGATAGTAAAATCACTAAGTAGTAGGTTTAGGGTTTAGACTTCACAATAAAATCATCTCAACAGTTATTTTTTATATGCAGacaaactaataataattactagAAACTCACACACACGGAGAGTTAGGATTTGAACTCTGGTATTGACGTTCAACCTAACAATATTGACCTATTATCAGTTGAGTTACGATTTGCGGACTTTCTACCGTTATATTATTATGAtagattaatttaaagaaaaatatatttgtgaTGCATTTAGTTTATGATTTTCTTACTTGGAACAATCTGCATCAGGGGAGATACTGATTGGAATGTTTATTCCACAGTTTCCTGGGAGAGACTTAGCCAACTGTGAGTTGATTTTGAAACTCTTGGCAGTAGATTTGATGCAGTTACAAGCAGCTGTTTTATCCTCTGATGTTGATACAGCAGAAGCAAGAGATTTAGCTCCAGTGCAACATTGACTTGGTGGTTGTCCACTTCCACTAACCAAGTAGCTCACACAAGGTTTCAAGTCCTTGATCACATCGCTGCACGAGATCGCAGCCTCTGAGTTTGAGGTAACAAGGACGAGAAGCACGAGAACCGAAAATGCAATTGAAAGAGATTTCATGGTTATTGAAAGAAAATATGAAGTTGGCTTTAATTTTGCATTGGTTGTTGTTCATCATTTATAGGACTAGAGTTTGAAAGGAAGCTAAAACTTGCAAGTAAAATagtctttttaaaattaatttggtGAATGTTTGTATAGCAAGAAAAAGAAGTATactattttttttgatatttgtCTTGGATTTTGTTAAAATTCAACGTTAGGTGGAAGTAGTGAAGAAGGGGTTATTAATTTCAACAAGTAAAATATGATTGTGTAAGTTCATTGCAGCAACTTATTATTACTTTTCATATATTTTTCACTTAAGTAAACCCTCAAATTAGTCTCTAACCATGTGCATTTTAACAATGGATGATGATGATATATCTCTAAATCTGGTTTTAATAGGCCCCTGGATTGGATATCTCAACCatacattat from Vicia villosa cultivar HV-30 ecotype Madison, WI linkage group LG4, Vvil1.0, whole genome shotgun sequence encodes the following:
- the LOC131599304 gene encoding non-specific lipid-transfer protein 8-like, whose protein sequence is MKSLSIAFSVLVLLVLVTSNSEAAISCSDVIKDLKPCVSYLVSGSGQPPSQCCTGAKSLASAVSTSEDKTAACNCIKSTAKSFKINSQLAKSLPGNCGINIPISISPDADCSKIG